A genomic window from Nitrospira sp. includes:
- a CDS encoding acyltransferase produces MAWCCSHSEPPRLLPPLRPRQASLAPRYSSLDGLRGYLALAVFLSHASIWYFYLRSGTWEVPPANVYTQFGQGSVTLFFMITGFLFWSKVLDGCQQPIDWSRLYLSRLFRLGPLYLLTVTCVILVSVCRAGFEWKESSSIVLGQVATWLMFTIPGIAPVNGFAETVPLAGAVWSLP; encoded by the coding sequence TTGGCGTGGTGTTGCTCGCACTCGGAACCGCCGAGGCTTCTCCCGCCCCTTCGTCCTCGCCAGGCCAGCCTGGCCCCTCGCTATTCGTCTCTCGACGGTCTTCGCGGTTATCTGGCGCTGGCCGTATTTCTCAGCCATGCCTCCATCTGGTATTTCTATTTGCGATCGGGCACCTGGGAGGTTCCACCCGCCAATGTCTACACGCAGTTTGGGCAAGGCAGTGTCACCCTATTTTTCATGATCACGGGGTTTCTGTTTTGGTCCAAGGTGCTTGATGGGTGCCAGCAGCCGATTGACTGGTCGCGGTTGTATCTGTCCCGTCTGTTTCGACTGGGACCTCTCTATCTGCTCACGGTCACATGCGTGATCCTGGTATCGGTTTGCCGTGCCGGTTTTGAATGGAAGGAATCGTCCTCCATCGTACTCGGGCAGGTAGCCACCTGGCTGATGTTCACCATCCCCGGGATAGCGCCGGTCAATGGGTTTGCTGAAACGGTCCCTCTGGCTGGAGCGGTGTGGTCGTTGCCCTAA